In Thermodesulfobacteriota bacterium, the sequence CACTCCAGGGGGTTCGCTGTGATGGTGACCGGAGTTCACCTGGGTAAAGGGTTCATTCGGGCTGAAGAATTGGTCTCGATTAACCGCATACATCCCATGATCGGAGATAATAAATATGGTTGTATCAACAGGCTGCTTCCCAAGGAGTTGTCCAATTACGGTATCGATGAATGTATAATAATCCTCGATGATATCACCAAAGTCCTCAATTTCCTCATCGGTGGGGCGATGCCTATAGTCATCCGGCCGCATGTAGCGCCAAAAGCGATGTCCAACCACGTCAGTCCCTCCAAAATAAATAGCCAGGAGGTCGTAGGGTTCGCCTGATTCCAAAATATATTCCGCTACACGGAGGTATATGGCATCTGCTCGAAACGCCCATTGCGTGTTGCTCCACAGGTTTCTATTTAGCTCAGATATCGGATGCACAAATTTGCCGAAAATAGACTCCGTCAGGAGTGGCAGGTCAGATTCCACCCCTTCGGCTATGGCCATGATTTTATTTTGGAGAGAGTCCGGATGTACCTGTCCGGGCAAGCCCTTCAAAATACCCCCCTTCCAAACCATGCCATCTTTATCCTTATTTATTTGGCTGCTTGTATTTGTCTGGGCTACCATAATCCCGTTGATCCGATCAACCGGGAAAGTCATCCACCAGCCGACACAATGAACGGTAAAATTGTGGTCCGTAAGAATGTTCCAGAATGCCTTGGTTTTTCGGTCTCCGTTGGTGTACAATTTCCGTCTAGAATTTCTCTTTTCCGAGTAGGTAAAACCTTTAATTCCATGTTCCTTTGGGGTCTTAGCAGTGGCAATGGATGTCCAGATGACCGGAGATATGGTAGGCTTAGAGGTCTGTAACTTGCCGAAGACCCCCTGCTTCATCAGCTTTGTCATTATCGGCAGTCTTCCCTCTTTAATCATCGGAAGCATAACCTCCCACTCCAGACCATCAACGCCGACAAGAATAATAGGATGGGAAGGAACAGGGTATAACACAACCTCTGGTTCTCGTATGTTAAAGTAGTACGCTGTACCTAAGATCACCAATAGGCTCGAAGAGATGAGCAGAATGGCTCTTTTCCTATTACCTCGCCGCTCACTTTGGGTTTTCATCTTGTTTCATTCGACAGCTTATTTCAAAAAATTGAAAGTTTAACTCCCTCCATACATCGTTACTATCCTCTTAGTCAATATGAGATATAGATCAACAATAAACATAACCAATATAAACGTATTAATTGCGTAAAACCATTTGATCCGGACTCCCCAAATATCGAGCGACAGGCGTTTGAATGATGGAAGCGAAATGATAACAGAAATAACAAACATGAAAGGTAAAAACTGCCCCAGTATTAGTCGGTTTCCGGCGGCAATCGGTGCATACCATGCATATAGAAGAAGGTAAGTAAAAAAATACAAAATACAGAACGATAAAAGAATAAAGTTATTAGCCGCCATTTTGACACTTTCACGGAAATTCAAAACCACTAGAATAAGAAAAAAGACAAAATAGACCAGGGCATATTTAAAATAGCCATATGAGTTTATGCAGTTTGATATGACCCTCTTCAATCCTTTAAATACTCTGGATAGAATTTGTTTTGTGGTATGTTCCTGGAGATATTTCTTTGGGCCGGGGATCAGTTCGGCCGGCATCTTAGGCCATCCTATTCTATCCCCATGTGCACGCGTGCCCTTCTTGGCCTCTTTAAAGCTATCGTACCACATATAGAATGTTGAATTAACGTTATAGAAGTAACTGCCAAATACCCTTTTGCTCGTATTTATATAGGGATAAACTGTGCCGAGAAAAAATAAAACAAGAAGCGCAATACTCAACCATCGGGAGATAAAACCAGACTCGTTCCGAAGAGAAGTGCCATATTTCCCAGTTCCTCTTTGGTATAACACATAAGTTTCCTTAGCCGCGAAAAACAGGACGAAGAGCACCAATCCGGGTAAGATCGACGCTTTAGTCAAGTGGGCTAAGCCGAGCACGACTCCGGTCAAGATCCCCCACACCCACGACGGTTGACTGAGCATCCTCAACATCAGCAGAAAGCCGCAGAAGTTTAAGAAGTAAAACAGCAAATCGGCCTGAAAGTAAGCCGCTTTGAAAATGAATACGGTAAAAGCGGTTATTAGTATCAGATTCACGGCTTGAAATATTGGAAGGTAGTTACGAAAAATAAGAAACAGACCCGCTAAAATAACAACCGACAAAATTACGTTCAAATACTTTCCCCAAACGAAAAACTCCGGGTTGTAATAAACCCCGGAAAGATGATAGCCCCCCCTCTGAACAAAATACTCATGGTCATCAAGGCCTGGGTTCATGAACAACAGCAGCGATTGTAAGAAGGGATAAAGAGGCATTTGATTACGATGTCCTACGAAGGAATACTTGGTCTCATACATCTTTTTAGCATAGTACATGTAACCACTCTGGTCAGTCTTTCTGGAGTCAACGTTCACCTCCTTCAAATGTCTCACAGCCCCATAACAATATAAAAAGACCAGGATGATACACAGTGAGGTAATTAAACTAATATTTTTTAGACGTGCGAAGCTACTGTTCTCGGTCTTCATTCAACCCTTCTGCTAATCAAATAATCTGAACCGGATGATGGTAAAGATGGCTTCAATTCCGTCTTTCCAGGTAATCTTCTTGCCCTCAGAGTAATCTCTGCCACTATAGCTTATGGGAACTTCATAAACTCGAAACCTCTTTTTGGCTATCTTTACCGTAAATTCAGGCTCAAATCCAAACCGATTCGACTTTAGGACAATATGCTTGAGTACATCAGACTTAAAAACTTTGTAACACGTCTCCATATCGGTTAGATTTAAGTTGCTAAGTGCGTTGGATATCAACGTCAGAAATTGATTCCCCATATAGTGCCAAAAAAACAAGACCCGGTGCGGGCCACCGAGAAAGCGGGAACCGTAAACAACATCGGCCCTGCCATCTAAGATGGGCTCTAAAAGCTTTGGGTATTCCCGTGGGTCGTATTCCAGGTCGGCATCCTGTATGATAACAATGTCCCCACTCACCTGCTTGAATCCAGTCCTGAGCGCAGCCCCTTTGCCCTGGTTATGCTCATGATAAATTACTCTCACATTATCGCCACGGCTAATCTCCTGCAAACGGAGTTTCGTACCGTCAGTTGAGCCATCATCCACGATGATAATCTCCTTCTCTAGGCCCAGGGGAACGGCCTGTACTCGAGAGACAATTTCAGCAATAGTTTCGATTTCATTATAAACCGGTATTACCACAGAAATTTTCATCTCAAGTATGAATATAAATTTCTTCTGGTTTTGGCTTCGTTTTCTGTAGCATTCCAGGTCTTTCCAAAATTCCGGTCAGAAGAGGTAATGCTAATTCAAAACCATAACGAACCTGGAACCCTTAAGTCTGTGAGCAGTATCAAACTATCTTCCCCGCTTCCTGTTTAATCATGCCTAACTTAGTTAAGCTCAAATTCTCCCTCCACAAAAAAATCATCCCCACGATGGTTAATGGCAGATACCATAACGCATGATGAATTATAGAGAAACTCAAAGCACTCTCCTTATCCACAGAAAAATAAGACAGGGCAATCACACATAAAAACTGATACGTGCCTACATACCCGGGAGAAGAGGGTACAATCAAGCCCAGATTCACGACCGATAATACAAACAACGGTCCATAAATAGTCGGCACATTAATGTGTAAAGACTTAAATGTCAAAAGCATAGACATAGACGCAAGTAGCCAGGCGAGTAGAGAAAGGACAAAAATCGTTAAAATGAGTCTTGGGGTTTTCAGAATCTTTAAGCCGGAAATAAATGAATCCAGCTTCGTGGTAAAGAATTGCTTTTTCGGTTTTGACAGGAAAAACATCTTACTCTTAAACTTCTCCACAAGGAAATTCTGTCTTAAGACGAATAAATAACTTACGGCAACTGCAGTCAAAAGAATCACAGAAGTGGTAGACGCCACGTGCTTAACCCATTCAGGCGTCGGGAAGACGAATACGGTAAGCATCAGAAAGATAAGTAAAGTAAATATATCAAATAACCGTTCGACTACTATGGTCCCGAGCACGGACGTTTTTCCCACATTTTCTCTCCTGCCAAGTATATAGGCCCTTATGAACTCGCCGACCCTTCCCGGTAGTACATTGTTCGCAAAAAATCCTATCATTAGTGCTGAAAAGGTATTAGAAAAATCCACATTCTTAAAGGTCTGAAGGATCGTTCGCCAGAGAAAGGTCCTTATAATATAACTTGCGGATAGTGGCAAGAGCGCTAAGAGGATTAGGGCTAAATCCGCTGATTCTAACCTGGTTTCCAAAGCCCTAAGATCAACTTTTCTAAAGGCCAGGTATATGAACAAAATACTAAGAAAAACCCCTAATACTGTGTACTTTTGTTTTAGCAAGTTATAACTCATCACCAGTCAAATACAATTTGTATCTGGTTTGTTCGCTCATTTTGGCGTAGGCTTCACCTTCAAGTAGCTGTCTTCCCTAAAAGACCAAATTTACATGACTTTATTATCGAAAAGTAATGCTACTTCACTTTCTTTTCAGAACCGAGGTCATGGTTAGTAACAACTCCTCCAGTTTCACACTGCTTGGACTTTCTTTGAAAGATAGCCTAACTTGGTTAACCCATCTACGATCTTACTTAGACTCTCTTCACGGGTTTCTTTATGAGTTTCAACGATTATCTCCGGGTTTAACGGCTCTTCGTAAGGGTCGGAAATCCCGGTAAAATTTTTGATCTCACCATTTATGGCCTTCTTGTATAATCCTTTGACGTCTCTTTTTATGCATTCCTCTAAATCGCAATTCACGAAAACCTCTACGAAGCTCCCTATTTCCCTTCTAGCTTCATCCCTTATCTCACGGTATGGGGATATAGCGCAGGTAATGGCAACGGCACCACAACGGGTAACAACCTTGGCAACGTAGGCAATTCTACGTATGTTTTCATCACGGTCCTCCTTCGAGAAACCCAAGCCTTTGGAAAGCCTGAGCCTTATTTCATCTCCGTCAAGCACTTCTACATGATGACCCCTCTCTTGTAACTCTTTCTCCAGCATCCGGGCGAGTGTAGTCTTTCCAGAACCGGATAGACCGGTAAACCATACGGTGAATCCTTTCATTCTAGCTCTCCTTTTTGAATGATTTTATTCGCCATTAAATCGTATAACGGCCTAATTTTACCAAATCGGCTCTTCGGCCATTGTGCATCTTAACAACGCTAATAGTCACCAAATAGTCGGTTTCAGAACCATATTTATCATACCAGTCTGTTGAATCATGCCAATAAGACAGGCAAATTCACTGTACTACTCGCTCTAATAGCATTAAGTATTCTTTTATAAGAAAAGTAAACAACCAGACTTTTGTTATATTTTCCTGCTGAAAAAAGTATTAATCATTTTAACGGTCTTATAATTACAACGTCTTAATCTCCTCTTTTAACTGGAGGGGCATCGCAGCCGTCCTGGCCCTCATTGCCGGCCATTCTTACTTTGAATATTATGGCTTTTTGTCCTTTTGATCGCCACTTTTCAGCATTTATCTCCTTTATTACTTCAAAATGGTCAGCAAATAGAGGATCGGAGAAATAGGCGTATAAATCGGAGCCGAATCTCTGTCTAGTACCCTTCTCTTTGATTTCAGAATAATGGCTATCCCAGACCAGATAGGTTATTTTTTTCTTTTGCACGTCCGATAGAAAATCAGAAACGGTATTTCCCTTCAATTCGCCCAAGGCTATAAAGTAACCTTTTTCCAATCCACTAAAGTATCGAACCACTTCCGGCTCACTTACTGCCATTATATCTCCCTGCTTCGCCAGCTTGCTATACCACTCAGCGACTTCTCTTTGTTGTGCCCGATAGTATTTTCGATCATATTTCAAATATGAATTTGCCTCCAGCAAGCCGAATCCAACTATATCCACCACGATGAAGCAAAGAACAACAAAAAATGAAAGATATTTAAACTCATTTTCCTTTAACCAGTAGAAGAAATAAGCCACAAGGGTCAAGGAGAAAAGGCCATAGCTCAGGATCAGCAACCATCTTTCCGTATCATAAATCTTCTTGAAAACTAAGAAACTTATTAGGATAAATATGATTCCACAAAACATAAACAAAAAGCCCAAAGGACGAAAGTTAAACAGGTTAAGCGCATTTTTTCCCTCAATGTATGACAGCAATATCTGCACACCTTTAAAGATAAATAGATAGAAAATCCACAGAATCGGCCATACGTACCTCAAGGGAGCGTTAATACTGGGGTATAAGGCGTGTACTACAAAATAAACGAGGAAAAAACACGCTATCGGGAAGATTGAACTAAACGAACTTCTGACCAAAGAAACAATTCCCAATAATGCTAAAATCGAAGAAATAACAACCAGTAGCCTGAAATAAAAACCTGCTAAGCTAAAACCGGGTATAAAACCAAAAACAGTTAACGGAATGTTATACAGGAACCTGATTTCGCCTATACCCAAAGAAAGCTGACTGATATAGGGATTCACTTCTCCCGGGTGATGGAGAATAGACAAGGCCATCCAAGTTATTATGCCCATAGACGAAAGCAACCCTAACCAGACTGCCCTTAATCTTTTTTTAGCGATGAAGAAATCTTTTAAAATCAAAATAGGTATTAAAAATACTGCCTCGTATCTTACAAGACTTGCTAGAAAGGCCGCCAGGTAACTCCACGCCCGGTTGTTTAAGGAGAGCAGAAATGTGAATAGAATCCCGGTAAGAAGCAATGTCTCTAGAATTGGCTGGCTCGCCATTTCTGCAGTGGACGGATTTATGGCGAAAAACAGAGCAGCAAAGAACCCCATACGGCCTAGAAAATAAGTTGATATCAAATATACAAGCGAAACATTTAATACCGCTAAAACCAGATTTATGGTCTCGGCAGCAAACAAAGTGGAGCTATTACTAAGGAGAGAAAATGAGGCTATTAATACCGGATATAGAGGCTCCCTTTTGTAGTGTGAGGGGAGCTCAAAATTCAGATATGATAGCGCCTTGTCGTGAAATGCAAAAAAATCACTTCGTGGGACAGCAAAATCGTTAAAGAAGCTCAAATAGAATAAAAGCGAGCCCACCAGCAAGAGAAAGAGAATTGTGGCCTCTTGTTGTCTTGAAAAGGTCTTATTTTCGGTCAAAGGAGGTCCTCTGGTTTAATAAACCAAAAGTCATAAAATAGAGTGGTCAATCGCACATGCTCCTGAAGTAACATGCCGACCAGACTGAGGTTACTCATTCTCTCCCTACACGTCTTGATAGAGTTTGCCCCTGGGAAGCTTGTACAATTTAAGGTACAAATAATATGAGCAAAGCGCGATTACGGAAAAAGTAAGATAAGTTCCAAATGTATTTATTAGAGCTATGATGCCCGCCCGGCTATTGCCTATACCGACGTAACTGCTGAGAAGATGGGTTATAATGAATTCCTTCACACCTATACCACCTGGGCTTCCCGATATTATTCCGGCAGATGTCGATATTCCAATCAACTGCATCACAAATAAAGGCGTAAGATAAACACCAGCAGAAGCAGCATAAAGGTAAAAAGCAAAGACGGTCAACGACCAAGTAACCAGAGTGGTTAAGGTCAAGGAAATGAAACCATTATAGGAAACCCGCTTGAGATTAGTCTGAAACCACTTATCCTCAAAAATATTTCTTCTCAGTACTAAATTCAATATCTTGTCGATCTTGAATAGACTAACAAAAACAACCAGCAAAATCACAAAAAATACCACGGTGTCTTTAATATAGTCTTTGAACAGGAGCGAGCCCAAGCCTGCAAAAACAATCAAAACAGATAAATCTGCGAGCTTCTCCAGGATAAAACAGAATGTGAGCTCCTTTTTGTTATTCTGAAACAAGTAGACCTTTCCTCCCTCCCCTAACTTACCCGGTGTAATCATTCCCAGGATGGAAACTATGAAATGCACCAAAACATTCTTTCTAAACTCAATTAAAACACTTAGCTCACCGGCTAAGTAATGAAACCGTATGGCTCTAATGACATGGCTTAGAGCCATCATTAGACATCCCAGGGAGAAGGAGACTAAGTTTAATCCGGATAGATATTTAACCGCATCCAGGATATTTATCCATTTCAGGAATACCAAAAATACGATTAATCCCAATAGTAGCCTAAACAGATTAGCCTTGCTCATCATAATTACGCCCTTGTTACCAAATGAAACTCTCTGCAGCAAGCTGCAGGGTATCCGAAAATTTCTCGCTCAGAACACAGGCTTAATCCTCCCCCATCGAGGGGGAGGATGGATAAGGTAACCCTGTGGCCGCAGGGAATTTTCAAGTTAAAAGTAGATTTAATTACAGCTCAAATCCTTGATTCATAAACTCGTCCCATAAGCATTCAGATTCAGATATTTTTCTGAGGGTTAAAGACCGAGCTCAGGAAAGTATCACACAAGCTCCGGTTAAGGAGTTCGCTTTACGATCAGGTCGGCTAAGAGACCAAGCACCGAGACCTGAATAAAAGCTAAAAACAAAATGACTGTCTTATCAGTCAGGTTTTCTGATATGAAGATATCTATGAATGATGAAACCATAAACCCGACAAAAATAATTCCGGCGATGGGCAGAAATACCTTAAGGGGACTAAAATACATTATTGTACGCCAGATTAACTGAATGAAATTCAAAGTATCCTTGATGGGATTAATCTTCGATTTGCCCTCTCTTTTACCGTATTTAATGGGCACATATTTCACATTGTATCCGTTACAGTGCATAGCCAGGGTTATGGTCGTAGTAAAAGAAAAACCCGAGGGAAACATCCTATAAAAGCGGAGCGCCTCATTCTTTTTAAACACCCTCAAACCGGAGTTCAGGTCGGGTATATCCGTTTCCGAAAGATAGTTTGCCAGCTTACCCAACAACCATTTGATCGGCTTTCTCATAAGAGGTATATTCGAATCGCTTTTTGACCTAGCCCCAACCACCATGTCGTTCTCCCCGATATCCTTTAGCAGCTCCGGGATCATTTCATTAGGATAGGTACCATCACCGTCAGTAATTACTATGATGTCGCCTTTGGCATTTTTCATTCCCGTTTTTATCGCTCCACCATAACCTATATTCTTCGGATGTCTGATGGACGTTATACCATCAATACCTTTAAGTACTTCAGGGCTTCGGTCGGTTGATCCGTCGTCTATTACTATTATTTCATATTTAGTACCGGAATTAGATAACACCTCCTGAAGCTGCTCGACTACGTTTTTGATGCTTTTTTCCTCGTTATATATAGGGATGATGACGCTTATTGTGTTTTCATTCTCGACAACCGGTGATTTAAAATCTGAAAGATTTTCCTTATTAAGTACTGCTGCCACGTTTTAAGTCCTCCTGGAGTATGAGTAAACCAGAGCCCTGTCTGACTAATTTATATATTAAAAATTCCACCGGTGTTTTTTGATCTTTATACACCAAATCCCACCCTTTAATCTCACCTTTCTGTACCATTCCTTCTTCCGGGTCTAGCTCAAAGTGGCTTTCAATAATCTTTATTCTTCCCAGATCGCGTCGAGCCGGCCAATCGATAATCACGTAAGAAATATCGTGTATCTTCACGAATTGATTAAATCCTTCCCAGTCCATATTCTTGGATGGGACAAACCAAGTTCCCTTATCCAGTTGCCAATTAATGTTCGGACCAAGGGTGTACCTATCTTCTTCACCTAGGTTCGCCCTTAGCCAGTTCACCAAGTCCCTACGGCTATCGGTATACTCTACAGAATTCAATACGCCGGTAATCGATTGCGTTGAAAGCAGATAACCAGCCGTTACTATTAGTATGCCTACCACAGAATGAGGAATGAAAGCTGTTATGTTAAGCTTAAAATGCTGGTCAATAAAACCTAATATTGTTACTACAGCAAATGCAGTATAAATCCACATTATAGGAATTACGGGCAGGTAATAACGATCATGGGGATTAAAAGACAGAAAAATTAGAAAAAGTAGCGAGGTTATTATAACGTAAATCTTTCCACCTAAGTCCCTTTCTCTTATTAAGCCTACTACAAAAAGTGATAATAAAGAAAGGGCAAAAAGCCAACGGAATTTCTGAGAAAAGAACTGTTTAACTGGAAGAGGAATAAGCGTATTGGAAAATATTTCACTTTCTACTAAGACCCCGGACACAAGTCTCTTGGACAAATCAAATAT encodes:
- a CDS encoding alkaline phosphatase family protein; translated protein: MKTQSERRGNRKRAILLISSSLLVILGTAYYFNIREPEVVLYPVPSHPIILVGVDGLEWEVMLPMIKEGRLPIMTKLMKQGVFGKLQTSKPTISPVIWTSIATAKTPKEHGIKGFTYSEKRNSRRKLYTNGDRKTKAFWNILTDHNFTVHCVGWWMTFPVDRINGIMVAQTNTSSQINKDKDGMVWKGGILKGLPGQVHPDSLQNKIMAIAEGVESDLPLLTESIFGKFVHPISELNRNLWSNTQWAFRADAIYLRVAEYILESGEPYDLLAIYFGGTDVVGHRFWRYMRPDDYRHRPTDEEIEDFGDIIEDYYTFIDTVIGQLLGKQPVDTTIFIISDHGMYAVNRDQFFSPNEPFTQVNSGHHHSEPPGVIIAAGRYIRPNALLDHDGLNSSDLPVVGSIYDITPTILTLKGIPVGSDMKGKVLKNILDGRFLEKYPVKTVKTHDTNDWLSNRPRQVEDASAQEERMEQLRSLGYIQ
- a CDS encoding glycosyltransferase family 39 protein, coding for MRHLKEVNVDSRKTDQSGYMYYAKKMYETKYSFVGHRNQMPLYPFLQSLLLFMNPGLDDHEYFVQRGGYHLSGVYYNPEFFVWGKYLNVILSVVILAGLFLIFRNYLPIFQAVNLILITAFTVFIFKAAYFQADLLFYFLNFCGFLLMLRMLSQPSWVWGILTGVVLGLAHLTKASILPGLVLFVLFFAAKETYVLYQRGTGKYGTSLRNESGFISRWLSIALLVLFFLGTVYPYINTSKRVFGSYFYNVNSTFYMWYDSFKEAKKGTRAHGDRIGWPKMPAELIPGPKKYLQEHTTKQILSRVFKGLKRVISNCINSYGYFKYALVYFVFFLILVVLNFRESVKMAANNFILLSFCILYFFTYLLLYAWYAPIAAGNRLILGQFLPFMFVISVIISLPSFKRLSLDIWGVRIKWFYAINTFILVMFIVDLYLILTKRIVTMYGGS
- a CDS encoding glycosyltransferase family 2 protein yields the protein MKISVVIPVYNEIETIAEIVSRVQAVPLGLEKEIIIVDDGSTDGTKLRLQEISRGDNVRVIYHEHNQGKGAALRTGFKQVSGDIVIIQDADLEYDPREYPKLLEPILDGRADVVYGSRFLGGPHRVLFFWHYMGNQFLTLISNALSNLNLTDMETCYKVFKSDVLKHIVLKSNRFGFEPEFTVKIAKKRFRVYEVPISYSGRDYSEGKKITWKDGIEAIFTIIRFRLFD
- a CDS encoding lysylphosphatidylglycerol synthase transmembrane domain-containing protein — translated: MLKQKYTVLGVFLSILFIYLAFRKVDLRALETRLESADLALILLALLPLSASYIIRTFLWRTILQTFKNVDFSNTFSALMIGFFANNVLPGRVGEFIRAYILGRRENVGKTSVLGTIVVERLFDIFTLLIFLMLTVFVFPTPEWVKHVASTTSVILLTAVAVSYLFVLRQNFLVEKFKSKMFFLSKPKKQFFTTKLDSFISGLKILKTPRLILTIFVLSLLAWLLASMSMLLTFKSLHINVPTIYGPLFVLSVVNLGLIVPSSPGYVGTYQFLCVIALSYFSVDKESALSFSIIHHALWYLPLTIVGMIFLWRENLSLTKLGMIKQEAGKIV
- a CDS encoding lysylphosphatidylglycerol synthase transmembrane domain-containing protein; translation: MMSKANLFRLLLGLIVFLVFLKWINILDAVKYLSGLNLVSFSLGCLMMALSHVIRAIRFHYLAGELSVLIEFRKNVLVHFIVSILGMITPGKLGEGGKVYLFQNNKKELTFCFILEKLADLSVLIVFAGLGSLLFKDYIKDTVVFFVILLVVFVSLFKIDKILNLVLRRNIFEDKWFQTNLKRVSYNGFISLTLTTLVTWSLTVFAFYLYAASAGVYLTPLFVMQLIGISTSAGIISGSPGGIGVKEFIITHLLSSYVGIGNSRAGIIALINTFGTYLTFSVIALCSYYLYLKLYKLPRGKLYQDV
- a CDS encoding glycosyltransferase family 2 protein, producing the protein MAAVLNKENLSDFKSPVVENENTISVIIPIYNEEKSIKNVVEQLQEVLSNSGTKYEIIVIDDGSTDRSPEVLKGIDGITSIRHPKNIGYGGAIKTGMKNAKGDIIVITDGDGTYPNEMIPELLKDIGENDMVVGARSKSDSNIPLMRKPIKWLLGKLANYLSETDIPDLNSGLRVFKKNEALRFYRMFPSGFSFTTTITLAMHCNGYNVKYVPIKYGKREGKSKINPIKDTLNFIQLIWRTIMYFSPLKVFLPIAGIIFVGFMVSSFIDIFISENLTDKTVILFLAFIQVSVLGLLADLIVKRTP